The following are from one region of the Mycolicibacterium diernhoferi genome:
- a CDS encoding APC family permease, whose translation MSDLQSVSDSTSTSQSSSKPGLTGHMGTAALIFTVLAVGAPLASVSGVFPVVISFGGSAAPIAYGIATVILLAFAAGLATMSKFVPNPGAFYAYVTSGLGKHAGLGGAFLAIFAYWLIATATYAFFGSATNRLLLAFGGPDVAWYWWQILGWVIVGFIGYRNVELSAKVLTVAMVLEVAIAVVFDVSIIARGGAEGLSLPTIDSDVINLGGLGIAVLFSVLCFIGFESTAIFREEAKDPEKTVPRAMYLSVLLVGVFYAISIALMILAYGQDNAQDVAAENAAGMFDEALGTYAAPIFRDICAILLVNSVLASLIALTNMLSRYLYALGNDGVLPKALGQAHPKHGSPYRASLVVTAMIGLLGAPFMFVAAEPMDLYAKMVGVGIYALMVLMTLASVAVLIFFRRNPQPGTSPLKTTIAPIVSIVSFAVVLYLATTNMDLVSGLTGGLAVGLVVLTYLVIVAGAVAAAIYRKNKPETFERIGRQDL comes from the coding sequence AAACCGGGACTCACCGGCCATATGGGAACAGCGGCACTGATTTTCACGGTGCTGGCCGTGGGAGCTCCGCTGGCGAGTGTTTCCGGTGTGTTCCCGGTGGTGATCAGCTTCGGCGGTTCGGCCGCGCCGATCGCGTACGGGATTGCCACGGTGATCTTGCTGGCCTTCGCCGCAGGGCTGGCCACCATGTCGAAGTTCGTGCCCAACCCGGGCGCGTTCTACGCGTATGTGACGTCCGGCCTCGGCAAGCACGCCGGCCTGGGCGGGGCGTTTCTCGCGATCTTCGCCTACTGGTTGATCGCGACCGCCACCTATGCGTTCTTCGGCTCTGCTACCAATAGGCTCCTCTTGGCGTTCGGTGGACCCGATGTTGCCTGGTATTGGTGGCAGATCCTCGGTTGGGTCATCGTCGGGTTCATCGGTTACCGAAACGTCGAATTGTCGGCCAAGGTACTGACCGTCGCCATGGTGCTCGAGGTCGCGATCGCAGTTGTCTTCGACGTCAGCATCATTGCGCGGGGCGGCGCCGAGGGACTGTCCCTTCCGACAATTGACTCCGATGTAATCAACTTGGGCGGCCTCGGCATCGCCGTGTTGTTCAGCGTCCTGTGCTTCATCGGTTTCGAATCGACGGCGATCTTCCGTGAGGAAGCCAAGGATCCCGAAAAGACTGTTCCCCGTGCTATGTACCTGTCGGTGTTGTTGGTCGGTGTCTTCTACGCGATCAGCATTGCACTCATGATTCTCGCCTACGGCCAGGACAATGCCCAGGACGTTGCAGCTGAAAATGCCGCCGGGATGTTCGACGAGGCCCTCGGTACCTACGCCGCACCGATCTTCAGGGATATCTGCGCGATACTGTTGGTGAACTCGGTGCTGGCTTCACTGATCGCGTTGACGAACATGCTCTCGCGCTACCTCTACGCGCTCGGTAACGACGGTGTGCTTCCCAAGGCGCTCGGCCAGGCACACCCCAAGCACGGTTCACCGTACCGTGCTTCGTTGGTGGTGACCGCAATGATCGGACTGCTCGGAGCACCGTTCATGTTTGTAGCGGCCGAGCCGATGGATCTGTACGCCAAGATGGTCGGCGTCGGGATATACGCCCTCATGGTGCTGATGACGCTCGCCAGCGTTGCGGTACTGATCTTCTTCCGTCGCAACCCGCAACCCGGAACGTCGCCGCTGAAGACCACCATCGCACCTATCGTCTCGATCGTCAGTTTCGCGGTCGTGCTCTATCTTGCGACCACGAACATGGATCTGGTCAGCGGGCTGACCGGTGGTCTGGCAGTCGGCCTGGTGGTGCTCACGTATCTCGTCATTGTGGCCGGCGCCGTCGCAGCGGCGATCTACCGGAAGAACAAGCCGGAAACGTTCGAACGGATCGGTCGCCAAGACCTCTGA
- a CDS encoding acyl-CoA dehydrogenase family protein, producing MVLSAEEKSLIETVRDFVEKQVKPVVRDLEHTNTYPEELIETMKDIGIFGLAIPEPYGFGQVSMPCYVAVTEELARGWMSLAGAMGGHTVVSKLIMQFGTEEQKQRYLPRMATGELRTTMALTEPGGGSDLQAMRTVARRDGDEYVINGSKTWITNARRAGLIALMCKTDPAAEPAHRGVSILLVEKLPGFTVSKDLPKLGYKGVESCELNFADCRVPADALLGSAEGSGFTQMMKGLEVGRLQVAARATGVARAAFEDALRYAQERESFGKPIWEHQSVGNMLADMGTKLSAARALLQSAAAKFDSGARCDMEAGMAKLFASEVGMEIALDAVRVHGGYGYSTEYDVERYFRDAPLMIVGEGTNEIQRGVIAKQLVKRGGLDQ from the coding sequence ATGGTGCTGTCCGCAGAAGAGAAGTCACTGATCGAGACGGTTCGCGACTTCGTCGAGAAGCAGGTCAAACCCGTCGTGCGAGACCTCGAACACACGAACACCTATCCCGAGGAACTCATCGAAACGATGAAAGACATCGGGATCTTCGGGTTGGCGATCCCGGAGCCCTACGGGTTCGGGCAGGTGTCCATGCCGTGTTATGTAGCGGTGACCGAGGAACTCGCCCGCGGGTGGATGAGCCTGGCCGGCGCGATGGGCGGGCACACCGTGGTGTCCAAGCTGATCATGCAGTTCGGCACGGAGGAACAGAAGCAGCGTTACCTGCCCCGGATGGCAACGGGCGAGTTGCGCACGACGATGGCACTCACCGAACCGGGTGGCGGGTCCGATCTGCAGGCCATGCGTACGGTGGCCCGCCGGGACGGCGACGAATACGTCATCAACGGCAGTAAGACCTGGATCACCAACGCCCGCCGGGCCGGCCTGATTGCCCTGATGTGCAAGACCGATCCCGCCGCCGAGCCCGCGCATCGCGGGGTATCGATCCTGTTGGTGGAGAAGCTCCCCGGCTTCACCGTATCCAAGGATCTGCCCAAGCTCGGCTACAAGGGTGTGGAGAGTTGTGAACTGAACTTCGCCGACTGTCGGGTACCCGCGGACGCCCTCCTCGGGTCCGCTGAGGGAAGCGGCTTCACCCAGATGATGAAGGGTCTGGAAGTGGGGCGGCTGCAGGTGGCCGCCCGGGCTACCGGTGTCGCGCGGGCGGCGTTCGAGGATGCGCTGCGCTATGCCCAGGAACGCGAAAGCTTCGGAAAGCCCATCTGGGAGCATCAGTCGGTGGGCAACATGCTCGCCGACATGGGCACCAAACTGTCGGCCGCACGTGCGCTCCTGCAGAGTGCCGCAGCGAAATTCGACTCCGGCGCGCGCTGTGACATGGAGGCTGGGATGGCGAAACTGTTCGCCTCCGAGGTCGGGATGGAGATCGCACTGGATGCGGTGCGCGTGCACGGTGGCTACGGCTATTCCACCGAGTACGACGTCGAACGTTACTTCCGCGACGCCCCGCTGATGATCGTCGGTGAGGGCACCAACGAGATCCAGCGCGGCGTGATCGCCAAGCAGCTCGTCAAGCGCGGTGGCCTGGATCAGTGA